In Canis lupus dingo isolate Sandy chromosome 12, ASM325472v2, whole genome shotgun sequence, the following proteins share a genomic window:
- the LOC112641380 gene encoding HLA class II histocompatibility antigen, DO beta chain isoform X7 produces MKPPVPWMSSVSPPMGSGWVPWMLALLVNVTGLDSSMTQGRDSPEDFVIQAKADCYFINGTEKVQFVVRFIFNLEEYARFDSHVGMFVALTELGKPDAELWNSQPGILERSRASVDLLCRHNYELGAPFTVGRKVQPEVTVYPERTPSMQHHNLLLCSVTGFYPGDIKIKWFRNGQEERVGVMSTGLIRNGDWTFQTMVMLEMTPELGDVYTCLVNHPSLLSPVSVEWRAQSTYSWRKMLSGIAAFLLGLIFLLVGTVICLRAQKGYVETQFSGDEVSPASLSSWDD; encoded by the exons aatGGGTTCTGGGTGGGTTCCATGGATGCTGGCTCTGTTAGTGAATGTAACTGGATTGGATTCTTCCATGACTCAAGGCAGAGACTCTCCAG AAGATTTTGTGATTCAGGCAAAGGCTGACTGTTACttcatcaatggaacagagaagGTGCAGTTTGTAGTGAGATTCATTTTTAACCTGGAGGAGTATGCACGTTTTGACAGCCACGTGGGAATGTTTGTGGCATTGACAGAGCTGGGGAAGCCTGATGCTGAGCTCTGGAACAGTCAGCCGGGTATATTGGAGAGGAGTAGAGCTTCTGTGGATTTACTCTGCAGGCATAACTACGAGCTCGGTGCACCCTTCACTGTGGGGAGAAAAG taCAACCAGAGGTGACAGTGTATCCAGAGAGGACCCCATCCATGCAGCACCACAATCTGCTGCTCTGCTCTGTGACAGGTTTCTATCCAGGAGACATCAAGATCAAGTGGTTCCGGaatgggcaggaggagagagttGGGGTCATGTCCACTGGCCTTATCAGGAATGGAGACTGGACCTTTCAGACAATGGTGATGCTGGAAATGACTCCTGAACTTGGAGATGTCTACACCTGCCTTGTTAATCATCCCAGCTTGCTGAGCCCTGTTTCTGTGGAGTGGA GAGCTCAGTCCACATATTCTTGGAGAAAGATGCTCAGTGGAATTGCAGCCTTCCTGCTTGGGTTGATCTTCCTTCTGGTGGGGACTGTCATCTGCCTCAGGGCTCAGAAAG GATATGTGGAGACTCAGTTTTCTGGTGATGAG GTTTCTCCTGCATCCCTTTCCTCCTGGGatgattaa
- the LOC112641380 gene encoding HLA class II histocompatibility antigen, DO beta chain isoform X8 produces MKPPVPWMSSVSPPMGSGWVPWMLALLVNVTGLDSSMTQGRDSPEDFVIQAKADCYFINGTEKVQFVVRFIFNLEEYARFDSHVGMFVALTELGKPDAELWNSQPGILERSRASVDLLCRHNYELGAPFTVGRKVQPEVTVYPERTPSMQHHNLLLCSVTGFYPGDIKIKWFRNGQEERVGVMSTGLIRNGDWTFQTMVMLEMTPELGDVYTCLVNHPSLLSPVSVEWRAQSTYSWRKMLSGIAAFLLGLIFLLVGTVICLRAQKGYVETQFSGDEISRAVPSP; encoded by the exons aatGGGTTCTGGGTGGGTTCCATGGATGCTGGCTCTGTTAGTGAATGTAACTGGATTGGATTCTTCCATGACTCAAGGCAGAGACTCTCCAG AAGATTTTGTGATTCAGGCAAAGGCTGACTGTTACttcatcaatggaacagagaagGTGCAGTTTGTAGTGAGATTCATTTTTAACCTGGAGGAGTATGCACGTTTTGACAGCCACGTGGGAATGTTTGTGGCATTGACAGAGCTGGGGAAGCCTGATGCTGAGCTCTGGAACAGTCAGCCGGGTATATTGGAGAGGAGTAGAGCTTCTGTGGATTTACTCTGCAGGCATAACTACGAGCTCGGTGCACCCTTCACTGTGGGGAGAAAAG taCAACCAGAGGTGACAGTGTATCCAGAGAGGACCCCATCCATGCAGCACCACAATCTGCTGCTCTGCTCTGTGACAGGTTTCTATCCAGGAGACATCAAGATCAAGTGGTTCCGGaatgggcaggaggagagagttGGGGTCATGTCCACTGGCCTTATCAGGAATGGAGACTGGACCTTTCAGACAATGGTGATGCTGGAAATGACTCCTGAACTTGGAGATGTCTACACCTGCCTTGTTAATCATCCCAGCTTGCTGAGCCCTGTTTCTGTGGAGTGGA GAGCTCAGTCCACATATTCTTGGAGAAAGATGCTCAGTGGAATTGCAGCCTTCCTGCTTGGGTTGATCTTCCTTCTGGTGGGGACTGTCATCTGCCTCAGGGCTCAGAAAG GATATGTGGAGACTCAGTTTTCTGGTGATGAG ATCTCAAGAGCAGTTCCTTCACCATAG